CGAGCTCGACGATGCCGCCAAGGTCGCTCCAGGCCGGGTGCTGATACAGGAATGGGATGAGAAGCGGCAACAAGACGTCGACGTCGTGATCTCTCTGGATGCTTTCAAGCGAATGGGCCAGGATCCCGGTCACGAACTGTAAAACCGTGATCCAGTGGGGGCTGCTACCCGCTTCCGCGCAGACCCGAGATCGCTTATGAGTCGCAGTTTGGGCTGCAGTTCCGCGCCGCACCACCCCGTCCCAGGACGAGCGTCCAGTCGTGTCGGTTCAGGTTGCACGCCTTGGGATGGTCGTCCTCCCGGCTGCTGATGCGGTTGGGGTGCAACGCCCATCGAGGGTTCAAATCTCTCATCCTCCGCACGTGAGAGGCCCTGTTCCTTAGTTGGGCAAGGGCCTCTGCTTGTGCGTGAGTGGCGCTGCTGGGGTCAACGGTGTCGGTCGTACCGCAGATAGACGATCCCGTTGCTGGAGGCCGTGCTGGAGACCAGGTCGAGCCGATAGGACTTGGGGACGCCGTCGAACAGCCGGGTGCCCTCGCCCGCGACGTAGGGGAACATGCTGACCTGGAACTCGTCGATCAGGTCGAGCCGCATGAGCGACCGCCAGAGGCGGACGCCGCCCCAGACCACGATGTGGCCGTCGCCGCCCAGCCTGAGCTGGTCGATCTCTTCTGTGGTGTCGCCGGCGGCGATGGTGGTGTTGGCCCAGTCGGCTGTCTTCAGGGTCCGGGAGAAGACGACCTTGTGGCCGGCGTTCAGGATGCCGGCGAACGGGTGGTCGGTGGACGAGGTCATGGCTGCGGACATGCCCTCGTAGGCGGTGCGGCCCATGACGTGCGCGTACGCGCTGCGGAGGAAGTCGAGGTGCGCCGGGTCCGCGGGCTCACGGTTCTCCGGCAGGCCGAAGCAGAACTCCCAGAAGTCGGTGCCCTCGTCGGCGAGGAGGCCGTCGAGGGAGTAGTTGAACACTGTCGCTATCAGCTTCCGCATGGGCAGAACTCCGTGGTCTCGGGGCGTCCGGGAGCGTGTACGCGCGGGGACGTCGTGTCCGGCGCGGCCGTGTCGTTCGTACCTTGGACGATCCGGCGGCCAGGAAGTCATCGGTGCCTGGCCGTGGCCGCACGCCTGATGCGCGGCTCGCAGCGGAGCCGGACTCACCGTTGTCAGCGCCGTGGAAGAGCGCTTCCGCCCGGCCTACGCCAGGTGCGCTGCGGAGATGTTCGCGTCGTCATGCCCTCAGACTGAGGGGCAGGTGGACGCGGCTCGATCTCCTGAACCTCCGCCCTCACTGGCTTCTCCTCAGGACCGGCTCTGAGGAGTCCTGTTGCGAGAGCGGTCGCGGCCGTAGGGCGAACGGCGGGTGCGCCGGCGTACCAGGACGATGGCGGCGAGCTCGATGGCAAGGAGTGCCGGCGCGATCACACCTGACACGGCGGTCATCTCTTCTTCGGAGAGCCCGCCCGCGCAGGCCGTCAGGTTGCCGCCCTCATAGAGGGGAGCGCAGTCGTGTCCGAGGAACAGGGCGACGATGAACCAGTTGACCAGCAGGAGCGGCACTGCGCCCAAGGCGATGAGCAACCTGCTGTGGCTCATCCTGACAACTGCTCGACCGGTCACCTCAACGCTCCTCACAACCACGCCGGCACGTTAGGCATGACGTTACGAGGTTTGTCCGCTGCTGCCCATCGTTCTGCGACGTGCCGACCACGCCGTCGTCTCCGCCCATGCGCCGGCGAAGGAGACGAAGGACGACCAGTTCTCGTGCCAGTCGAAGATCCGCCGCAGGCTCGCGGTCGCCACCATGGTGGCGGCCGTGGTCAGGAGGATGCGGAACTCGGCGCCCCAGTGCAGCCCGCGGCTGGACGAAGGAGCAGCCTCGTCGTCTTGACCTGGAGCGCACTCAAGCTCCTAGCGTCGATGCCACCGGCGGAACGCACTCCCCCCGCCGTCGCACCACCAGCTGACCGCCATCGACGACAGGAGCAGTCACGTGCAGACCGTGCAACTCGGCCGTACCGGCGAACAGATCAGTCAGCTCGCCCTCGGATGCATGATCATGGGCACCGTCACCCCCGAGGACGAGGCCGTCACCATCCTGGACCGGTACGTGGAGGCCGGCGGCACCTTCCTGGACACCGCCGACTGCTACTGCTGGTGGGAGAACCGGGGCAGCCACGGCGGGGAGAGCGAGGAGTTGCTCGGCCGCTGGCTGGCCAGGACGCGCAGGCGGGAGGAGGTGTTCCTGGCGACCAAGGGCAGCGCCGTCGTACGGGACCTGGATGTGGTCTGGGCCGATGGACGGCCGGACTGGGACGCCGCGTACCGGAACTTCGTCGGAGCGGGGGCGAAGACGTTGCGGGACGCGATCGACGGCAGCCTGCGGCGGCTCGGCACCGACCACGTCGACCTGTACTACGTGCACGTGGACGACCGTGCCACGCCGCTGGAGGAGACGCTGGAGGCGCTGGCGGGCATCGTCCAGGCCGGGAAGGCGCGCTACATCGGCTGGTCGAACGTGCGGACCTGGCGGCTGGAGCGGATCAGGCAGCTGTGCGAGCAGCATGGCTGGCCGGCGCCGGTCGCGCTCCAGCAGCAGCACTCCTACCTGCGGCGGCGCGCCGGGCTGCGGCACGCGTCCATCGTGGACGACGAGCAGCTCGACTACCTGGAGACGCACGACGACCTGACCCTCGTGGCCTACTCCCCGATACTCAAGGGCATCTACGACGACCCGGCCAAGCGTGCGGGGCACTGGGCGATGGATCCGTATCAGGGGCCTGACGCCGAGGCGCGGCTGGCGGTGGCCGCGGAGGTGGCTGCCGAGGTCGGGGTGGCTCCGAACGCGCTGGTGCTCGCGTGGCTGATGCACCGGACGTCGCCCGCCATCGTGCCGTTGATCGGGCCGCGCACGCTTCAGCAGTACGAGGCGGCGTTGCCGGCGCTGGACGTGAAGCTCACGGAGGAGCAGGTCGGGCGGCTCGACAGCGCGGGCGCCTGACCCGCGAAAAGTCACCCTTGGTGGTCGATATAGTGCGTAGAGCATGCGGATGGCGCGGTTCTCGGTGCTCGGCCTGGCGCTCGCGGCGGGGGCCGTCGACGCGCTGAGCTTTCTGGCGCTCGGCGAGGTGTTCACGGCGAACATGACCGGGAACGTGGTGCTGCTCGGGCTGGCGCTCGGCGACGGGCGGATGGCGCATGTGGTCAAGTCGGGGGTGGCGTTCGCGGGGTTCTGCGCCGGGCTGGCGGTGGGATTTCTGCTGGTTCGTGGTGGTGGCGGCGGTACGGTGCGGGGGGCCGCCGCCGCGTTGGGCGTGGAGCTGGTGTTGCTGGCCGGGATCGCCGTGGGGTGGGCGGTGCAGGTGCCGCGGCCCGTGCTGATCGCGGGGTCGGCGGTGGCGATGGGGTTGCAGAGTGCGGTCACCCGGTGGGCCGGGGGGTCCGGGCTGTCCACGACGTATGTGACGGGGACGGTGACCGGGCTGGCGGGGCAGGTGGTCGCGGCTTGGGGTGGGAGGCAGGGCGGTGGTGCAGGGATCGGGCGGCCCGTGGGGGTGGTGCTGGCGCTCGCGTCGGGGGCGGCGCTCGCGGCCCTGACCTTGCGGTGGTACGCGCCTGTGGCGCCGTTGATCGCTCCGGTGGTCGTGGGGGTGGCGGCCGGGTGGTGGTTGTGGTCCGCTTGGCGTTCGAGGAGCTGGTGAAGGTGTACCAGTAGTTCACCGGGCTGAGGACGCTGCCCATCAGGACCTCGGCCCTCATCCAGTACGTGGCGGGCATCGCGGCCTCGCTGGTCGTCTACTTCGTCCAGCGCTACCTGGCCACGGAATGAAGGCCCCCTATGCCAGGTGCTCGCCGCTGAGCTGGATGATCTGGACGTAGTTGCCGTCCGGGTCGATGGCGGTGGCGAACAAGCTGCCGTCGCGTTCCTCCAGCTCGGCCAGCCACCGCGTGCCCGCCTGCGCCATCCGGGCGGCGACGGCGCGGGCGTCCTCGACGTCGAAGTTCAGGATGACCCTGCCGGGCTCCGGGTTCTTGTCGGAGATGTCCGCCCGCGAGTCGATGAACAGGTAGAACTCCCCGAACTTGAGCAGCCGGTAGCCGTTGAGATCGCTCGTCTCGCCGGGGTCGAGCGCGGCGGCGTACCAGGCGCTCAGCCGTTCCGGGTCGGTGCTGGACAGCAGCAGGCTGCCGAGGACGGGTCGCTTCATCGCGGATTCCTTTCACTTCTTCTCGCCTTGCGGACCGTGCCGCGGGGAAAAAGTCATCGGAATTCGGAAAAGATCATGTAGTGTCGCCTGCCATGCGTGCGAAGTTCTTGGCCGTCCCGCTGGCCGCGTGCGTGCTGGCGAGCACCGCGTTGAGCGGCACCGCGAGCGCCGCGCCGGCGGTCCCGGCGGTGCTGGCGAAGAACCCGCTGTACAAGGTGGGGAAGTTCACGCTGAAGACGTGCGAGGAGCCGCCCACGGCCGCCGACGTCGAGGTCATGCGCCTGTACGTCGAGGAGGTCTCCGACTGCCTGGACAAGGCGTGGGGGCCGCTGGTCAGGAAGGCGGGGCTGCCGTACAGCAGGCCCAAGGTGAAGGTGTCGCACGGTGACAGGGTCGAAACGCCCTGCGGCACGTACGCGCCCAACCAGACGGACAGCATCTACTGCGCCAAGACCAGGACCGTGCACCTCATGGTCAGCGACTACGGGCTGTCGGATGAGATCGACAGGCCGATGTGGCTGGACGCCCTCTCGGCCGGGTGGGCCCTGCATGTGCAGACGGTCATGGGAGTCACCGGCGCCGTGGCGAAGGCCTTGAAGAAGGCGTCCAAGCGGGACAGGCTCGCCCTGTACGCCAAGCACACGTTGCAGACGCTCTGCCTGACCGGAGCCTTCACCGGCAGCGTCTGGGACTCGCTCGGCCACTCGAAGAGAAGCGGGCACGAGTCGTACATCAACCGGGACGCCCGCTACGGCGACCTCCCCGGTTACGGCACGGCGAAGAACCGCGCGTACTGGACGCGCCGGGGGTTCGAGGCCGAGTCGCCGTCGGTCTGCAACACGTTCACGGCCCCGGCCGCCAGAGTGAAGTAGCGCGGCGCGCCCGGGGAAGGACGCGCCGCGCGGTCATGCGGCCGGTGCTAACCGGTGGTGAGGGTGAGGCCGTACGCCCCCAAGGCCTCGTTGACCGGCTGGTGGTACGTGGTGCCGCCGACCGAGCAGTTGCCCGAGCCGCCCGACGTCATGCCCTGGGCCTGGTTGCCCGAGATGAACGAGCCGCCGGAGTCGCCGGGCTGGGCGCACGCGCTGGTGCGGGTCAGGCCGGTGACGGTGCCCTGGGCGTAGCGGACGGTGGCGTTGTGCTGCTGGATGGTGCCGCAGCGCCAGCCGGTGGTGGAGCCGGAGCGGCAGATGGACGCGCCGACGGAGGCCTGGGTGGAGCCTCGTACGGTCACGTTCGCGCCGCCGGAGCCACGCACGTACGGCGTCACGGTGTTACCGGGAGCGGCCACCCAGGCGTAGTCGTTGCCCGGGAAGGACGAGCCCTGGAAGGTGCCGGTCGGGTTGGTCGTCCTGGAGCCGGCCCGGCCGCAGTGCCCGGCGGTGACGAAGCCGGGGGTGGAGCCGCGGGTGACGGAGAAGCCGATGCTGCAGCGGCTGGAGCCGATGTAGTACGCGGCGCCGCCGATGATGTTGATGAACGTCGTCGGCCGCTCAGCCGTCGCCGACACGACGACCGCGCTCCTGTCCACGCCCGCCGCGGCGACGAGGGCCTCGGCGGCCTCGACCGTGGGAGCCTGCACGGAGACGGTGTTGGTCTTCACGTCGACGAACCAGAGCGCGGCCTTGGAGGTGACCCGCCTGGGAGCGGCGTCGAGCTGCTGCATGACGCCGTTGAGCTGGGCCAGCGAGCGCTGGACCACGACGGGCTGAGCGCCCTGCGCCTCGATGGTCGGTGCGGCCGCCGGGTCCGTGGTGGCGACCATGAGCTTGGAGGCGTCGTCGTTCAGCCAGGCGCCGCCGAACGAGCCACCCAGTGCGGGGGTGAGGCTCGCCTCGGCGGCGGCCGCGCGCTCCTCGTTGGCCAGGCGAGTGATGACCTGCGCCTCGGTGAGGCCCAGGTCGCGTTCGAGCGCGTCGATCATGGAGGGGGGTGCGGTGGGGGGAGCGGCGGCTTGTGGCGCCGTGTCAGCTGCTGCTGGGCTGAGGGGGGTGGCCAGGCAGACGGCGAGGATGGCGCCGCCTACCAGCGCACAGCGTTTACTCAACATGTGCACTCCTCGGGTGGGGGTGCTGTCAAGCTAACGGTTGCTTCGGCCGCTGTTAGATACCAAACGTGCACTATTTCGGTGTTATGGACCCTTTACGGCCTCGGCCCTGAATCTGAAATTTTCAGCCTTTAAGGCGAAGGTGTTGATGGGTGGGTAAGGTGCCGTGGCTGGAGGTGTTCTCTGTGCGTAATGGTGTTCGTCATCTGCTCGGCGCCGGCGCAGGACTGCTGGCCACCCCGCTGATCGCGGCCGGCCTTCTCTACGTCGCCGGCGGCCGGGCCCTGGCCCCCTGGATGGCGGCTGTCGCGCTCGGGGCCACGATGGTCCTCGTGGGCGTCCTGGCCGGGTCGCGGGTCTCGCCGATCGGCTCGCTGCTGCCCGGCCTGGCGCTGGCCGCCGTGGCGGGAC
The nucleotide sequence above comes from Nonomuraea gerenzanensis. Encoded proteins:
- a CDS encoding dihydrofolate reductase family protein; translated protein: MRKLIATVFNYSLDGLLADEGTDFWEFCFGLPENREPADPAHLDFLRSAYAHVMGRTAYEGMSAAMTSSTDHPFAGILNAGHKVVFSRTLKTADWANTTIAAGDTTEEIDQLRLGGDGHIVVWGGVRLWRSLMRLDLIDEFQVSMFPYVAGEGTRLFDGVPKSYRLDLVSSTASSNGIVYLRYDRHR
- a CDS encoding MraY family glycosyltransferase; this encodes MSHSRLLIALGAVPLLLVNWFIVALFLGHDCAPLYEGGNLTACAGGLSEEEMTAVSGVIAPALLAIELAAIVLVRRRTRRSPYGRDRSRNRTPQSRS
- a CDS encoding aldo/keto reductase, translating into MQTVQLGRTGEQISQLALGCMIMGTVTPEDEAVTILDRYVEAGGTFLDTADCYCWWENRGSHGGESEELLGRWLARTRRREEVFLATKGSAVVRDLDVVWADGRPDWDAAYRNFVGAGAKTLRDAIDGSLRRLGTDHVDLYYVHVDDRATPLEETLEALAGIVQAGKARYIGWSNVRTWRLERIRQLCEQHGWPAPVALQQQHSYLRRRAGLRHASIVDDEQLDYLETHDDLTLVAYSPILKGIYDDPAKRAGHWAMDPYQGPDAEARLAVAAEVAAEVGVAPNALVLAWLMHRTSPAIVPLIGPRTLQQYEAALPALDVKLTEEQVGRLDSAGA
- a CDS encoding DUF1275 family protein; amino-acid sequence: MRMARFSVLGLALAAGAVDALSFLALGEVFTANMTGNVVLLGLALGDGRMAHVVKSGVAFAGFCAGLAVGFLLVRGGGGGTVRGAAAALGVELVLLAGIAVGWAVQVPRPVLIAGSAVAMGLQSAVTRWAGGSGLSTTYVTGTVTGLAGQVVAAWGGRQGGGAGIGRPVGVVLALASGAALAALTLRWYAPVAPLIAPVVVGVAAGWWLWSAWRSRSW
- a CDS encoding VOC family protein, yielding MKRPVLGSLLLSSTDPERLSAWYAAALDPGETSDLNGYRLLKFGEFYLFIDSRADISDKNPEPGRVILNFDVEDARAVAARMAQAGTRWLAELEERDGSLFATAIDPDGNYVQIIQLSGEHLA
- a CDS encoding neutral zinc metallopeptidase — protein: MRAKFLAVPLAACVLASTALSGTASAAPAVPAVLAKNPLYKVGKFTLKTCEEPPTAADVEVMRLYVEEVSDCLDKAWGPLVRKAGLPYSRPKVKVSHGDRVETPCGTYAPNQTDSIYCAKTRTVHLMVSDYGLSDEIDRPMWLDALSAGWALHVQTVMGVTGAVAKALKKASKRDRLALYAKHTLQTLCLTGAFTGSVWDSLGHSKRSGHESYINRDARYGDLPGYGTAKNRAYWTRRGFEAESPSVCNTFTAPAARVK
- a CDS encoding S1 family peptidase, which translates into the protein MLSKRCALVGGAILAVCLATPLSPAAADTAPQAAAPPTAPPSMIDALERDLGLTEAQVITRLANEERAAAAEASLTPALGGSFGGAWLNDDASKLMVATTDPAAAPTIEAQGAQPVVVQRSLAQLNGVMQQLDAAPRRVTSKAALWFVDVKTNTVSVQAPTVEAAEALVAAAGVDRSAVVVSATAERPTTFINIIGGAAYYIGSSRCSIGFSVTRGSTPGFVTAGHCGRAGSRTTNPTGTFQGSSFPGNDYAWVAAPGNTVTPYVRGSGGANVTVRGSTQASVGASICRSGSTTGWRCGTIQQHNATVRYAQGTVTGLTRTSACAQPGDSGGSFISGNQAQGMTSGGSGNCSVGGTTYHQPVNEALGAYGLTLTTG